Proteins encoded within one genomic window of Triticum aestivum cultivar Chinese Spring chromosome 2D, IWGSC CS RefSeq v2.1, whole genome shotgun sequence:
- the LOC130494098 gene encoding calmodulin, with the protein MADQLTDDQIAEFKEAFSLFDKDGDGCITTKELGTVMRSLGQNPTEAELQDMINEVDADGNGTIDFPEFLNLMARKMKDTDSEEELKEAFRVFDKDQNGFISAAELRHVMTNLGEKLTDEEVDEMIREADVDGDGQINYEEFVKVMMAK; encoded by the exons ATGGCGGATCAGCTCACCGACGACCAGATCGCCGAGTTCAAGGAGGCCTTCAGCCTCTTCGACAAGGACGGAGATG GTTGCATCACCACCAAGGAGCTGGGAACAGTCATGCGTTCGCTGGGGCAGAACCCAACGGAGGCTGAGCTCCAGGACATGATCAATGAAGTCGACGCTGATGGCAACGGCACCATTGACTTCCCAGAGTTCCTCAACCTGATGGCCCGCAAGATGAAGGACACTGACTCAGAGGAGGAGCTCAAGGAGGCCTTCAGGGTGTTTGACAAGGACCAAAACGGCTTCATCTCTGCTGCTGAGCTCCGCCACGTCATGACGAACCTCGGCGAGAAGCTCACCGACGAGGAGGTGGACGAGATGATCCGTGAAGCCGACGTCGACGGTGATGGCCAGATCAACTACGAGGAGTTCGTCAAGGTCATGATGGCCAAATGA
- the LOC543241 gene encoding dihydrofolate reductase produces MEQEKKLKVLCLHGFRTSGGFLKKQISKWHPSILQQFDTVFPDGQFPAGGKSDIEGIFPPPYFEWFQFDKDFTEYTNLEECIAYLCDYMVKNGPFDGLLGFSQGATLSALLIGYQAQGKALNDHPPIKFMVSVSGSKFRDPSICDVAYKDLIKAKSVHFIGEKDWLKVPSEELASAFADPLIIRHPQGHTVPRLDEASVKQLSEWSASILEDLKNADAPKASNSESSGNKDNVGVESAENLMEQVAA; encoded by the exons ATGGAGCAGGAGAAGAAGCTCAAGGTGCTCTGCCTCCATGGCTTCCGGACGAGCGGCGGTTTCCTGAAGAAGCAGATCAGCAAATGGCACCCTTCCATCCTCCAGCAGTTCGACACG GTCTTCCCTGATGGCCAGTTCCCAGCTGGGGGGAAATCGGACATCGAGGGCATATTCCCCCCACCATACTTCGAGTGGTTTCAGTTCGACAAG GATTTCACCGAATACACAAATCTGGAAGAGTGCATTGCCTATCTCTGCGATTACATGGTGAAAAACGGGCCTTTCGACGGCCTGCTTGGATTCTCCCAG GGTGCAACACTTTCAGCCCTTTTGATAGGCTACCAAGCACAG GGCAAGGCGCTGAATGATCACCCACCAATTAAGTTCATGGTGTCAGTATCCGGGAGCAAATTCAGGGACCCAAGCATCTGCGATGTGGCCTACAAGGACCTGATCAAGGCGAAATCTGTACATTTCATTGGAGAGAAAGACTGGCTCAAAGTACCTTCCGAGGAGCTGGCTTCTGCCTTTGCTGACCCTCTCATCATAAGGCACCCCCAGGGTCACACTGTCCCCAGGCTTG ATGAGGCATCTGTGAAGCAGCTTTCTGAATGGAGCGCAAGCATCCTGGAAGATCTCAAGAACGCAGATGCTCCCAAGGCCTCAAATTCAGAGAGCTCAGGAAATAAGGACAATGTCGGCGTGGAGTCAGCAGAAAACCTGATGGAACAAGTTGCAGCTTGA
- the LOC123051501 gene encoding CBL-interacting protein kinase 31 isoform X2 — MYKARRQASLKVRRRVGKYELGRTIGEGTFAKVRFAKDTESGDPVAIKILDKAKVHKHGLVEQIRREICTMKLIQHPNVVRLHEVMGSKARIFIVLEYVTGGELHDIIAARGSLKEDEARRYFQQLINAVDYCHSRGVYHRDLKVHRRPLNPLVPIYVSGLAKHETDKWMFYVCQLENLLLDTAGNLKVSDFGLSAISEQAKADGLLHTTCGTPNYVAPEVIQDKGYNGALADLWSCGVILFVMLAGYLPFEDDNVSALYKKISGAQFTCPSWFSDGAKRLIPRILDPNPSTRITIPQLLKDPWFKKGYKPPVFDEKHQTSLDDVDAAFGDSEEKQVEEEMEGQPASMNAFELISLNKGLNLRNFFEADKKYRRETRFTSQCPPEEIISRIEEAAKPLGFDIQKKNYKMRMKNLEAGRKGNLNVATEVFQVAPSLFVVELKKAKGDTLEFQKFYKTLSAQIKDVVWVCESEAEERGST, encoded by the exons ATGTACAAGGCAAGGAGGCAAGCCTCGCTCAAGGTGCGGCGACGAGTCGGCAAGTATGAGCTCGGGCGGACCATCGGGGAAGGGACGTTCGCCAAGGTCCGGTTCGCCAAGGACACCGAGTCTGGGGATCCTGTCGCCATCAAGATCCTTGACAAGGCCAAGGTTCACAAGCACGGGTTGGTCGAGCAG ATTAGACGAGAAATCTGTACGATGAAGCTGATACAGCACCCCAATGTTGTCCGCCTCCATGAG GTCATGGGAAGCAAGGCGAGAATTTTCATTGTTCTGGAATACGTTACGGGTGGGGAGCTCCATGATATCATC GCCGCCCGTGGGAGCTTGAAGGAGGATGAAGCCCGCAGATACTTTCAGCAGTTGATCAACGCTGTTGATTATTGCCATAGCAGGGGTGTATACCACCGAGATCTGAAGGTACATCGCCGACCACTCAACCCCTTGGTTCCAATTTATGTATCTGGTTTAGCGAAACATGAAACTGACAAATGGATGTTTTATGTATGCCAGCTAGAGAATTTGTTGCTTGATACTGCTGGGAACCTCAAAGTCTCAGACTTTGGCTTGAGTGCGATATCTGAGCAGGCGAAG GCTGATGGGTTACTACATACTACCTGTGGGACACCGAACTATGTTGCTCCCGAG GTTATCCAAGATAAGGGCTATAATGGTGCGCTTGCAGACCTTTGGTCTTGTGGGGTAATTCTTTTTGTGATGCTTGCTGGATATCTGCCTTTTGAGGATGACAACGTCTCAGCCCTTTATAAAAAG ATCTCTGGAGCTCAGTTTACTTGTCCCTCTTGGTTTTCTGATGGAGCTAAAAGGCTGATTCCCAGGATTCTGGATCCCAATCCTTCTACT CGCATAACTATCCCACAACTATTGAAAGACCCATGGTTCAAAAAAGGATATAAGCCACCTGTTTTTGATGAGAAACATCAAACTAGTTTGGATGATGTTGATGCTGCTTTCGGAGACTCAGAA GAAAAACAAGTTGAGGAGGAAATGGAAGGGCAGCCAGCTTCGATGAACGCATTCGAGTTGATATCACTGAATAAAGGACTGAACCTACGCAATTTTTTTGAAGCTGATAAG AAGTACAGAAGAGAAACAAGATTTACATCGCAATGTCCTCCTGAAGAAATCATCAGTCGGATAGAAGAGGCTGCTAAGCCACTTGGCTTTGACATCCAAAAGAAGAACTACAAG ATGCGAATGAAGAACCTAGAAGCAGGAAGAAAAGGAAACCTAAATGTTGCAACTGAG GTTTTCCAAGTGGCTCCATCTTTGTTTGTTGTTGAGCTGAAAAAGGCAAAAGGAGATACTCTGGAATTTCAGAAG TTCTACAAAACACTCTCTGCACAGATAAAGGATGTTGTTTGGGTTTGCGAGAGTGAGGCTGAAGAAAGAGGCTCCACATGA
- the LOC123051501 gene encoding CBL-interacting protein kinase 31 isoform X1, giving the protein MYKARRQASLKVRRRVGKYELGRTIGEGTFAKVRFAKDTESGDPVAIKILDKAKVHKHGLVEQIRREICTMKLIQHPNVVRLHEVMGSKARIFIVLEYVTGGELHDIIAARGSLKEDEARRYFQQLINAVDYCHSRGVYHRDLKLENLLLDTAGNLKVSDFGLSAISEQAKADGLLHTTCGTPNYVAPEVIQDKGYNGALADLWSCGVILFVMLAGYLPFEDDNVSALYKKISGAQFTCPSWFSDGAKRLIPRILDPNPSTRITIPQLLKDPWFKKGYKPPVFDEKHQTSLDDVDAAFGDSEEKQVEEEMEGQPASMNAFELISLNKGLNLRNFFEADKKYRRETRFTSQCPPEEIISRIEEAAKPLGFDIQKKNYKMRMKNLEAGRKGNLNVATEVFQVAPSLFVVELKKAKGDTLEFQKFYKTLSAQIKDVVWVCESEAEERGST; this is encoded by the exons ATGTACAAGGCAAGGAGGCAAGCCTCGCTCAAGGTGCGGCGACGAGTCGGCAAGTATGAGCTCGGGCGGACCATCGGGGAAGGGACGTTCGCCAAGGTCCGGTTCGCCAAGGACACCGAGTCTGGGGATCCTGTCGCCATCAAGATCCTTGACAAGGCCAAGGTTCACAAGCACGGGTTGGTCGAGCAG ATTAGACGAGAAATCTGTACGATGAAGCTGATACAGCACCCCAATGTTGTCCGCCTCCATGAG GTCATGGGAAGCAAGGCGAGAATTTTCATTGTTCTGGAATACGTTACGGGTGGGGAGCTCCATGATATCATC GCCGCCCGTGGGAGCTTGAAGGAGGATGAAGCCCGCAGATACTTTCAGCAGTTGATCAACGCTGTTGATTATTGCCATAGCAGGGGTGTATACCACCGAGATCTGAAG CTAGAGAATTTGTTGCTTGATACTGCTGGGAACCTCAAAGTCTCAGACTTTGGCTTGAGTGCGATATCTGAGCAGGCGAAG GCTGATGGGTTACTACATACTACCTGTGGGACACCGAACTATGTTGCTCCCGAG GTTATCCAAGATAAGGGCTATAATGGTGCGCTTGCAGACCTTTGGTCTTGTGGGGTAATTCTTTTTGTGATGCTTGCTGGATATCTGCCTTTTGAGGATGACAACGTCTCAGCCCTTTATAAAAAG ATCTCTGGAGCTCAGTTTACTTGTCCCTCTTGGTTTTCTGATGGAGCTAAAAGGCTGATTCCCAGGATTCTGGATCCCAATCCTTCTACT CGCATAACTATCCCACAACTATTGAAAGACCCATGGTTCAAAAAAGGATATAAGCCACCTGTTTTTGATGAGAAACATCAAACTAGTTTGGATGATGTTGATGCTGCTTTCGGAGACTCAGAA GAAAAACAAGTTGAGGAGGAAATGGAAGGGCAGCCAGCTTCGATGAACGCATTCGAGTTGATATCACTGAATAAAGGACTGAACCTACGCAATTTTTTTGAAGCTGATAAG AAGTACAGAAGAGAAACAAGATTTACATCGCAATGTCCTCCTGAAGAAATCATCAGTCGGATAGAAGAGGCTGCTAAGCCACTTGGCTTTGACATCCAAAAGAAGAACTACAAG ATGCGAATGAAGAACCTAGAAGCAGGAAGAAAAGGAAACCTAAATGTTGCAACTGAG GTTTTCCAAGTGGCTCCATCTTTGTTTGTTGTTGAGCTGAAAAAGGCAAAAGGAGATACTCTGGAATTTCAGAAG TTCTACAAAACACTCTCTGCACAGATAAAGGATGTTGTTTGGGTTTGCGAGAGTGAGGCTGAAGAAAGAGGCTCCACATGA